Proteins encoded together in one Triticum dicoccoides isolate Atlit2015 ecotype Zavitan chromosome 7B, WEW_v2.0, whole genome shotgun sequence window:
- the LOC119337498 gene encoding F-box protein FBW2-like: MEEHREERCWEDLLPDALGLVFRNLSLQEMLTVVPRVCKSWSRVVSGPYCWQEIDIQEWSQQQNKPDQLTRMVHTLVTRSGDSFRRISVSGLPNDSLFTFIANHARSLKTLELPRSEISDCIVEDVAQRLSNVTFLDVSSCTKIGARALEAFGKNCKSLVGLRRVMHPIDVAGKVCQHDEARAIACSMPKLRHLEIGYMLIATNAVVEIASRCRDLSFLDLRGCWGVDDKLLQDKYPGLKVLGPRVDDCYENSFLEECSDDSDDDSIYSWEEFMDDEDYFAAGSDDDEALWDDGHALEGLEVRFYGGGFGEGAFAGFDWPESP; the protein is encoded by the exons ATGGAAGAGCACCGTGAGGAAAGATGCTGGGAGGACCTATTGCCAGATGCCCTGGGACTCGTCTTCCGCAACCTCTCCCTTCAGGAGATGCTCACCGTGGTTCCCCGGGTTTGCAAGTCATGGAGCCGGGTGGTCTCAGGGCCCTACTGCTGGCAGGAGATCGACATCCAGGAGTGGAGCCAGCAGCAGAACAAGCCTGACCAGCTCACCCGCATGGTTCATACGCTTGTCACCCGCAGCGGCGACTCGTTCCGCCGCATTAGCGTGTCCGGGCTTCCCAACGACTCGTTGTTCACCTTCATCGCGAACCA TGCGCGATCTCTCAAGACCCTGGAGCTTCCGAGGAGCGAGATCAGCGACTGCATCGTGGAAGACGTCGCGCAAAGGCTGTCCAACGTCACGTTCCTGGACGTCAGCAGCTGCACCAAGATCGGCGCCCGTGCTCTGGAGGCGTTCGGCAAGAACTGCAAGTCCCTGGTGGGGCTCCGGCGGGTGATGCACCCCATAGACGTGGCCGGCAAGGTGTGCCAGCACGACGAGGCCCGCGCCATCGCCTGCAGCATGCCGAAGCTCCGGCACCTGGAGATCGGGTACATGCTGATCGCGACCAACGCCGTGGTGGAGATCGCGTCCCGGTGCCGCGACCTCAGCTTCCTGGACCTGCGCGGCTGCTGGGGCGTGGACGACAAGCTGCTGCAGGACAAGTACCCGGGGCTCAAGGTCCTGGGCCCGCGCGTGGACGACTGCTACGAGAACAGCTTCCTGGAGGAGTGCTCCGACGACTCGGACGACGACTCCATCTACTCGTGGGAGGAGTTCATGGACGACGAGGACTACTTCGCCGCCGGGAGCGACGACGACGAGGCCCTGTGGGACGACGGCCACGCCCTCGAGGGGCTGGAGGTGAGGTTCTACGGCGGCGGGTTCGGCGAGGGCGCCTTCGCCGGCTTCGACTGGCCGGAGTCTCCATGA